AACCGGCCGCGCCGTCAGCGAAGGGGCCCAGACCGAGATTGGCGGCAACGACCGCTACGTCGCCCTGTGTCGCCGCCATTTCAGCGAGGCGCTGGGGCGATAGTTGTTTTTATCCGGGTGCATTGACTGTTTCATCCGGGTAAATATAAGCCGCGCGATGACCGTTACCGTATTCTACAAGGACGACGTGATCGCCCGTGGATCGCCCGCCGATTTCGCGGCGGCTTTGCGCGATCTCGGCCCGCTGGCCCGCAGCGGTGATCTGCTTGCTTTCGACGATGACACCGGCCGTCAGGTCGATCTCGACCTGGCAGAGCCCGTAGCGCCGCGCCCGCGCGGCCGCCCGGCACTTGGCGTCGAAGCGCGCGAGGTCACCTTGCTGCCCCGGCACTGGGAATGGCTGTCCGCGCAGCCCGGCGGTGCGTCCGTCACCTTGCGCAAGCTGGCCGAGGCGGCGATGCGCAGCGGCCGCAGTGAGCGCGAATGCCTCGACGCCGCCTGCCGCTTCCTCACCGTCATGGCGGGCGACCGCCCCGGCTATGAAGAAGCAACCCGCGCGCTCTACGCCGGGGACCGCGACAATTTCGATGCCCTGTGCGTGCTATGGCCCAGCGCCGTGGCAGAACATGCCCGCCGTCTGGCGTGGCCGAAGGATACCTTTTGATGCCGCATGGTTGGATCATTCTCGATAAGCCCATCGGCCTTGGCTCGACGCAGGCGGTGGCCGCCGTGAAGCGCAACCTGCGCGAGGCGGGGTATGGCAAGAAGGTCAAGGTGGGCCACGGCGGCACGCTGGACCCGCTGGCCTCGGGCGTGCTCCCCATTGCGCTGGGTGAGGCGACCAAGCTGGCCGGGCGAATGCTCGATGCCACAAAGACCTATCTGTTCACCGTCCGCTTCGGGACGCAGACCGATACCCTGGACCTTGAAGGCAAAGTCGTCGCCGAGAGCGACGTGCAGCCCTCGCAAGTTGAGGTCGAGGCCGTGCTGGCGCGCTTCACCGGACCGATCGAGCAGGTGCCGCCCGCCTATTCGGCGCTCAAGGTCGATGGCGAGCGTGCCTATGACCTGGCGCGGGCCGGTGTCGAGGTGGAGCTGAAATCGCGCAGCGTCACTATCCACGAACTGGGGATGGACGCCTTCGATGCGCAGGAGGGCGCGACCCTCAGGGCCAAAGTTTCCAAGGGGACTTACATCCGCAGCCTGGCGCGCGACATTGCGCTGGCGTTGGGATCGCGCGGCACGGTGACGATGCTGCGCCGCATCCAGGCCGGCCCGTTCGAGGGCTCTCAGGCGATTCCGCTGGACAAATTGAACGAAGTGGGTAAGGGCGCGCCTCTTGAGCAGATACTCTTGCCGCTGGAGGCGGGGCTGGACGACATCCCGGCCATCGACCTCGACCCGGAGCAGGCAAGGGCGGTCCGACAGGGCCGTGTTCTAACCGGAATGCCTCATGAAGATGGGCTTTACTGCGCGAAAGAGGGCACTGTCCCGGTCGCGCTGGTGGAGCTTTCGGACGGAAACGTCCGCGTTTCCAGGGGGTTTAATCTCATTGATGTCGCGGAGTGAATTGAAATGACGGTTACTGCTGAAAAGAAGCTGGACATCATCACCGACAACGCCCGCGCCACTGGCGACACGGGCAGCCCGGAAGTCCAGGTTGCGATCCTCACGGAGCGCATCAAGAACCTGACCGAGCACTTCAAGGCTCACCACAAGGATAACCACTCGCGTCGCGGTCTGCTGGCCATGGTCAACAAGCGCCGCTCGCTGCTGGATTATCTCAAGAAGAAGGATGTAGCGCGTTACAACTCGCTCATCCAGAAGCTGGGTCTGCGTAAGTAAGATCGAGTGACGGCCCGCTTCGGCGGGCCGTTTTGTATTTGTCGTCCAGGACGTGTATCCGGGCGACGTTGAAAATTCGGGTGTCCTTCGCAATTCGGCGAGGAAACCCAGGGGCGACGAAAAAGCCCCGCACCGGACCGGGACGGTACCCCGGCAGTAAGCCCCTCCGCGCAATAGGGCCGGTGGGTCAAGGAATTCGAAAATGTTCGACGTACAGACCGTAAGCATGGAGTGGGGCGGTAAGACCCTCACCCTGGAAACCGGCCGCATCGCCCGCCAGGCGAACGGCGCAGTCCTCGCCACCTACGGCGAAACCGTGGTGCTTTGCGCGGTTACCGCCGCCAAGTCGGTGAAGGAAGGCCAGGACTTCTTCCCGCTGACCGTTCACTACCAGGAAAAGTTCTCCTCGGCCGGCCGCATCCCCGGCGGCTTCTTCAAGCGTGAGCGCGGCGCGACCGAAAAGGAAACGCTGACCAGCCGCCTGATCGACCGTCCGATCCGCCCGCTGTTCCCCGAAGGTTTCTACAACGAAATCAACGTCATCGCCCAGGTTCTGAGCTATGACGGCGACACCGAAGCCGACGTCCTTGCGATGATCGCCGCCTCGGCTGCCCTGACGATTTCGGGCGTTCCCTTCATGGGCCCGATCGGCGCTGCGCGCGTCGGCTATGTCGACGGCGCATACACGCTGAACCCCAAGCAGGACGCCGCCCTCAAGGACGGTGAACTCGATCTGGTCGTAGCCGCCACCGGCGACGCCGTGATGATGGTGGAATCGGAAGCCAAGGAACTGACCGAAGAGGTCATGCTGGGCGCCGTCGTGTTCGCGCATGACGAAATCAAGAAGGTCGTGAACCTCATCATCGACCTGGCCGAAAAGGCCGCCAAGGAACCTTGGGACGTCGACCTGACGGACAACACCGCCGACATCAAGGCGAAGCTCAAGAAGGCCGTCGGCAAGGACATCACCGCAGCCTACAAGCTGACCGACAAGTCGGCCCGCTCCAACGCCCTGAACGCCGCGCGCGCCAAGGCGAAGGAAGCGTTCTCGGGCGAGACCCCGCAGACGCAGATGGTCGCCATCAAGACCATCAAGAAGCTGGAAGCGGAAATCGTTCGCGGCGCCATCCTCAAGGACGGCAAGCGCATTGACGGCCGCAAGCTCGACCAGGTTCGCCCGATCGAAGCGATCGTCGGCTTCCTGCCGCGCACCCACGGTTCGGCGCTGTTCACGCGCGGCGAAACGCAGTCGATCTGCACCACCACCCTTGGCACCAAGGAATCGGAGCAGATGATCGACGGCCTGGAAGGCCTGTCGTACTCGTCGTTCATGCTGCACTACAACTTCCCGCCCTACTCGGTCGGTGAAGTCGGCCGCTTCGGCGCCCCGGGCCGCCGCGAAGTCGGCCACGGCAAGCTGGCATGGCGCGCGCTGCACCCGGTGCTGCCCGCCAAGGAAGACTTCCCCTACACGATCCGCGTTCTCTCGGACATCACCGAGTCGAACGGTTCGTCCTCGATGGCCACCGTCTGCGGCGGTTCGCTCTCGATGATGGACGCCGGCGTGCCGCTGGTTCGCCCGGTTTCGGGCATCGCCATGGGCCTGATCCTGGAAGGCAAGGACTTCGCGGTTCTTTCCGACATCCTGGGTGACGAAGATCACCTCGGCGACATGGACTTCAAGGTCGCTGGCACCGAAGTCGGCATCACCACGATGCAGATGGACATCAAGATCGCGGGCATCACGCGCGAGATCATGGGCAAGGCGCTTGAGCAGGCCAAGGCCGGCCGCGCGCACATCCTGGGTGAGATGACCAAGGCACTCGGTTCTTCGCGTACCGAACTGTCGGCGCACGCCCCGCGCATCGAGACGATCCAGATCGACAAGTCGAAGATCCGTGACGTCATCGGCACCGGCGGCAAGGTCATCCGCGAGATCGTCGCCGAGACCGGCGCCAAGGTCGACATCGACGACGAGGGGATCATCAAGATCTCGTCCTCCGACACCGCACAGATCGAGGCCGCCAAGAAGTGGATCCTCGGCATCGTGGAAGAAGCGGAAGTCGGCAAGGTCTACCAGGGCAAGGTCGTCAACATCGTCGACTTCGGCGCTTTCGTGAACTTCATGGGCGGCAAGGACGGTCTCGTCCACGTTTCCGAAATGAAGAACGAGCGCGTTGAAAAGCCGACCGACGTCGTGAAGGAAGGCCAGGCGGTTTACGTCAAGGTCCTCGAGATCGACCCGCGCGGCAAGGTTCGCCTGTCGATGCGCGTCGTCGACCAGGAAACCGGCGCCGAGCTGGAAGACACCCGTCCTGCCCGTGAACCCCGCGAAGGCGGCGATCGCGGTCCGCGCAGCGGCGGCGGCGATCGCGACGGTGGGCGCGGCGGTGACCGTCGTGGTCCGCGCCGTGAAGGCGGCGGTCGCGGCGGCGATCGTGGTCCCCGCGGTGGCGGCGATCGCGGCCCGCGCGGCGGCAGCGAAGGCGGCAACCCGGATCACCTGCCGGCCTTCCTCAAGGAAGACTGATAGGGTCCGGTTCCGCAAGGAAACAGGAAAGGGGCTGCGCGAAAGCGCGGCCCCTTTTCGTTTGTGAGGAGCGCCGGGCGGCCAGCCCAGATCATCCTGCCGCCGACATCGGCTTGCAGTTGCGCCAACTTGCGCGGTAGGCAAGGATATGGGCGATCGCGATGGATCGTCTGGAGATAGCGACATGCCGACGATGGCAGGGATCGGCCTGGGGCTATTGTTGGGAAGCATGCATCTCAGTGCGGCAAGCGTTGGGCCCCCTGCCGCCGGTCCTGTCGAACCTGCGCACAACCGGGCTGACTTTGCTCGCCCTGTCATGCCGGATTGCACATTGCCCGAGGGTTGGGCCTCAATAGACCAGCGCAATCCGGACTTCGTGATTTTCGGTGAAATTCACGGCACTCGTCAGTCCCCGGCGTTCGTCGGGCGCGTGGCGTGTTCTCTTGCTGCGAGCGGTAAGAAGCTCTTGATCGGCGTGGAATTTGATGCGGGCGTGGATTCGCGGTTTCAGGCGGCTTGGGCGCTGCCGCATTCTCAGTTTGCAGATGCGCTGGGCGCGGCAGGCTGGAGCGGCCGACGTGATGGCGTTGCCAGCAAGGCGATGTTCCAGCTTTTGGTGGATCTTCATGCTTTAAAGGCAGCCGGCGCCGAAATCGGTATCGCCGCGTTCAATGGCGAAAAAGATGACGAGCAACGCCGCCGGTTTGCAAAGTTACCGGGGCAAGGCCCTCACGAAGCGGCTCAGGCTGAAAACATAGTGACCGCGTTCCATGCATCGAAATACGACATGGCTCTGATACTCGTCGGGGGACTTCATGCACGGAAACGCGCCGTCGAAGCCGTAGGGGTCATGTTCGAGCCCATGGCAATGCGCTTGGTCGATGCCGGAGCCGTCATTTCGCTGCGAATGAAATCTGCGGGCGGCGCCGCGTGGAATTGCGGGCTGAAGGCTGGCTATAAGCCGGAAGCTGGCAAGCCCATCCGCGATGATGCCATAGATTGCGCCGATCATCAGGTTTTGCCGGACCCGGATTTCCGGGGCGGTCCGCATGTCTCACTCGCTCCGGATGCGAAGCAAGGCGTCAGCAGCGACTACGATGGATATTTCTGGGTCGGGGAGGTCAGCGGCTCGCCGCCTGCGATCCCGGTCGGGAAATGAGCCTGTGATGGCTATCCGCTAGCCCGCATAGTCCGTGTTTCAAAGGTGAGCGCGGTTCCGGCAGGCTCAGCGCTCAGGGTGCCGGCGGTGCCTTGGTGCGGCGCGCGGTGATGATCTTCACCTCGTTTTCGAGGATCTGGCCCTTCATCACGCCCTGGCCCTTGGTGGGCGAGAGCTGGGCGTTCCAGATCTTCCTGACGACGTCCATGCCCGATACGACATGACCGAACGCGGCGAAGCCGGCGCCGGGGTCCTTGCCCTGGTTGCCTTCGTCGGCGTTGAGCGAGGTCATGTCGGTGAGCAGGATCAGGAAGTCGGCGGTGGCGCTGCCCGGGGCGAAGCGGGCCATCGAGACGGTGCCCGCGACGTGCTTGATGCCGGTCTTGCTGGTCGGTTCGTGGGCGACCGGGGGCAGCAGGTTAGCGGGGTTGCGCACCCCGCCTTGCAGCAGGCCCTGTTCGTGGTCGTAGTCGAAATGCATGGCGCGGTAGAAAACGGCGCCGTCCATCTTCTTCGAATCGACGTATTTCAGGTAATTAGCCGTGGTCAGCGGGGCATGGGTCTTGTCCAGCGCCAGCGTGACGACGCCTTGGGGCATCGTCAGCGCGACATAGACGTATTCGGCCGGAACCGGCGCGGGCGCGGCGGCAGGGGCTGCGGGAGCCTCCTGCGCCATGGCGGGCGAAACCGAAAGCGCCAGCGCCGCGATCAGCGGCGCCAGCTTCGAAACCCGCCTGCCCATCATCGGATCAGCGGACCCGCGGGCCGCCGAAGGGCAGCGGCGGGGGCGCGCGGCGGGCACCGCGCGGAAGCTGCGCCTGATAGGCGCGGCCGCAGTGATCGACGCAGTACGGGAAACCGGGGTTTACCTTGTCGCCGCAGAAGTGGAAGTCCGGCTCGCCCGGGTGGCCCATCGGCCAGCGGCAGACGCGGTCGTTGAGGTCGAGCAGGCTGGTCTTGCCGGCGATCTCGGCGCTGGGCTTGGCCGGGATCAGGCGGCGCGGCGGCGCGGGCGGGATCGGCTGCTGCTGATCGCCGGGGCCCTGGCGCAGGAAGCCGCCGGGGCCGACCGAGACGACGCGCGGACGGTCCGAAACCGGCGCGGGCGTATCGCTGGCAGGAGCGGCGGCCGGCTCAGCGGCGCGCGGTGCGGGCGCCTCGGGAGGGGCAGGCGGTGCGGCCCGCTGAAAAGCGGGTGCGGCGGGCGCTTCTGCTTCTGGCTCGGCCGGGCGCGGCGGCGTCGGCGCGGCTTCCACGGGCTTGACCTTCTTGGGTGCGGCCGGGCGGGGGGCGGCAGGCTTGTCGTTCGCCTTCACGGGAGAAGGGCGCGCCTTCAGGTCGAGGCGATGCGCCTTGCCGATCACCGCGTTGCGGCTGACACCACCAAGTTCTTCCGCGATCTGGCTGGCGGTTGCGCCGCCTTCCCACATCTTGGTCAGCTTCTCGATCCGCTCTTCCGTCCAGCTCATTCCAGTTCCATCATTCAAGAGGACCGTTCTTCAGGATTGCTCCCGGGAATCGGTCCAGATACCTAGGCGCCGCTTGCCTCGGAAGCGTTCAGCCGATAGTCGCCGGTGCATGGCCGATCAACCCCATTCGACTGAGCTGCCGGACAGCCCCGGGATTCTGGAACCCCATGGCAATCCGGCTCTATCGCTTCCTGGCCGGTTTCCGGCAAAGGGAGAGCCGGTGATCCACCAAGTGAACTGGGTGGGGCTCAAGACTCTCTATATGAAGGAGGTTCGCCGCTTCTTCAAGGTCCAGACCCAGACGATCTGGGCGCCGGCGATCACCACGATGCTGTTTCTGGTGATCTTCACGGTCGCACTGGGCAGGGGCGGGCGCGAAGTGCTGGGCGTGAATTTCGCGACCTTCGTGGCGCCGGGCCTGATCGTCATGGGAATGATGCAAAACGCCTTCGCCAATTCCAGCTTCTCGTTCCTGGCCGGCAAGATCCAGGGCACGATCATCGACTTCCTGATGCCGCCGCTTACCGAGGGCGAACTGATGCTGGCGATCGTGGGTGCCGCCGTCACCCGCGCCGTGCTGGTGGGGCTGGCGCTGACCGGCGCGATGCTGCTGTGGCCGGGCGTCGATCTGTCCATGGCGCACCCCTGGGCGGTCCTGTGGTTCGGCCTGTGCGGATCGGTATTCCTTGCGCTGCTGGGCTTTCTCTCGTCGATCTGGGCGGAGAAGTTCGATCACAACGCCGCCGTGACCAACTTCGTCATCGCCCCGCTCTCGCTGCTGTCGGGCACGTTCTACGTGATCGACAACCTGGCCCCCGCGTTCCAGGCGATCAGCCGCGCCAACCCGTTCTTCTATGTAATTTCAGGCTTCCGCTTCGGCTTCCTTGGGCAGAGCGACATCGGCGATACCAACATGGCCGTGCTGCACAGCGCGCTTGGCCTCGGCGTGCTGGACGCGGCGCTTGCCGGCGTGGTATTTCTCGTCCTGCGGTCAGGTTGGAAGTTAAAGGGATAAATAGCCGGGCCCAAGTGAAAAAACGCGTCTGTACACCGTTCGTTAACGGAAATTTATTCGCTCTGGTGCAGGCAACGAGATGTGCCGTTAAGCAAGGTCTCAAGCGAAAACCGTAGTAAAACTGTCGTGCGCTTCACTGCGCCGATCGTCTTGGCCGCGCTTTGCATCGCTGTATCGATCCTTGGCCTGCTCTACTGGTCTGGCCGCGAGGTGGACCGCATCGCTCGTGACCGCGACCGTGCAGTGGTATCACTGGTGCTGTCGCAAGGGGTGGAGCGGGTGGCCCATGCCCAGGAATCATCCACCGTCTGGGACGAGGCGGTGCGCCAGGTGCGCAAGGTCCCGCTCGACATGGGGTGGATGGACCTGAACCTCGGCATCTGGTTCCAGGGCTACGCCGGTATCGATGAGGTCTATATCCTCGATTCGCGGGATCGCCCAATCTATGCGATGCGCGACGGCAAGCGAACGAGGCCGGAAAGCTATATCGCGATCGAGGAGGTGGCTGGTCCGCTGGTCGCCAGATTGCGCGCTACGCGCACCATCCAGAAGCGCAACAATGCCCGCTCCGCCATGCTTTCGCCCGGGCAGGGGGATTTTGCAGTCGTGGGCGGCCGGCCCTCGATCATCAGTCTCAAGCCGATCGTCAGCGATAGCGGGCAATTGCCGCAGGTGCCGGGCACCGAAGCGGTGCACATCGGCGTCGTATACCTCGACGACAGCGTCTTCACCCGGGTCGGCAGGCAATACGGGCTGAACGATGCGCACTATGCGATCGCACCGGACAGCGATACCCGCACCCGGTCGGCAGCGCTGCATAACCGGCAGGGCGGCACGATCGGTTATCTGGTGTGGAAGCCCTTCGCGCCGGGTAGCCAGGTCACAGCGGCGCTGGGGCCGATGCTGCTGCTTGTGCTGCTGCTGTCGACGGGGGTGATCTACGTCCTTGCCAGCCGGCTTGCGCGGCGGACCATCGACCTTGAGGAGAGCCGCCTCCATGCCCAGCACCGGGCCATGCACGACGAACTCACCGGTCTGGGCAACCGCGCCATGTTCGAGCAGCGCCTTGATGAGGCGCTGTCGCGTGCGCGCCGGCACAAGTCGCTGCTGGCGCTGCTCTATATCGATCTCGACCGCTTCAAGCAGGTCAACGACACGCTGGGTCATCCCGCCGGCGATGCGCTGATCCGGCAGGTCGCCCGGCGTCTTATCGCGGAAGTGCGCGGCTACGACCTTGTCGCCCGGCTGGGCGGTGATGAATTCGCGATCCTTATCAGCGAACCCGAGGACCGGCTTGCGGTCGAGCGTATCTGCGCGCGCGTGGTTGCCGCGTTGGAACGTCCCTTCGACTTGTCCGGTTCTCAGGCCTTCATTGGCGCCAGTGTCGGCGTGGCCTTGGCCCCTGAACACGGGGTCGACCGCACCGAGCTTATCCGCAAAGCCGACATCGCTTTGTACAAGGCGAAGAACGAGGGGCGCAGCCGCTTCCTGTTCTTCACCCCGGTCATGGACGTGGATGTACGCTCACGCGAGGAGAGTTACCGGGAACTGCGCCTAGCCCTTGCCGACTGCGACCAGCAGTTGCGGGTTCACTACCAGCCGATCTATGCGATGGACGATGGGCGGATGGTCGGGGTGGAGGCACTGCTGCGCTGGCAACATCCCGAGCAGGGCCTTGTCGGTCCAGCCGACTTCATCCGCTCTGCAGAAGAATCGGGTTTGATCGAAGTGGTGGGCGAATGGGTGCTGCGCCAGGCGATCCGCGATGCGCGGGCATGGCCGGGGCTTCGCGTTGCGGTCAACGTCTCGCCGATCCAGCTACGCAGCCGCAAGTTCGTCGAAACCGTAAGCCAGGTGCTGGCCGAAAGCGGCGTATCGCCCGAACGGCTGGAGCTGGAAATGACCGAGACGGCGCTGATGGCCGCCTCGGGTGACGTCGCTCGCTCGTTGTCCGAACTGCGCCGCCTTGGCGTCGCCTGCGCCCTAGACGACTTCGGTACAGGCTATTCCTCGCTCAGTCACATCCGCGACTTTGCGGTGGACCGCATCAAGATCGACCGCTCCTTCGTCAATGCTGTCGCCACCGTGCCCGGTGCGGCGCTGGTGGAGGCGATCGTAAGCCTTGCCCGCGCCAACGGCCTGCGCCTTACCGCCGAGGGCGTCGAGGAGCAGGAGCAGTACGCGTTCTTGAAAAGGGTCGGCTGTCACGAAGTGCAGGGCTATCTGCTCTCGCGTCCGCTGCCCGCCGGGGAGGTCTCCAGCCTGCTGCGGGGGCCCAGGCCCGCAAGCCGAAGCATCGGCATACAAGCCGCCCCGCCGCTATAGGATCGGACGTTCCAGCTGCCGTAAACAGCTGGAAGGCGCC
The DNA window shown above is from Novosphingobium sp. P6W and carries:
- the rpsO gene encoding 30S ribosomal protein S15, producing MTVTAEKKLDIITDNARATGDTGSPEVQVAILTERIKNLTEHFKAHHKDNHSRRGLLAMVNKRRSLLDYLKKKDVARYNSLIQKLGLRK
- a CDS encoding ABC transporter permease, translating into MADQPHSTELPDSPGILEPHGNPALSLPGRFPAKGEPVIHQVNWVGLKTLYMKEVRRFFKVQTQTIWAPAITTMLFLVIFTVALGRGGREVLGVNFATFVAPGLIVMGMMQNAFANSSFSFLAGKIQGTIIDFLMPPLTEGELMLAIVGAAVTRAVLVGLALTGAMLLWPGVDLSMAHPWAVLWFGLCGSVFLALLGFLSSIWAEKFDHNAAVTNFVIAPLSLLSGTFYVIDNLAPAFQAISRANPFFYVISGFRFGFLGQSDIGDTNMAVLHSALGLGVLDAALAGVVFLVLRSGWKLKG
- a CDS encoding peptidylprolyl isomerase, translating into MMGRRVSKLAPLIAALALSVSPAMAQEAPAAPAAAPAPVPAEYVYVALTMPQGVVTLALDKTHAPLTTANYLKYVDSKKMDGAVFYRAMHFDYDHEQGLLQGGVRNPANLLPPVAHEPTSKTGIKHVAGTVSMARFAPGSATADFLILLTDMTSLNADEGNQGKDPGAGFAAFGHVVSGMDVVRKIWNAQLSPTKGQGVMKGQILENEVKIITARRTKAPPAP
- a CDS encoding bifunctional diguanylate cyclase/phosphodiesterase, with amino-acid sequence MRFTAPIVLAALCIAVSILGLLYWSGREVDRIARDRDRAVVSLVLSQGVERVAHAQESSTVWDEAVRQVRKVPLDMGWMDLNLGIWFQGYAGIDEVYILDSRDRPIYAMRDGKRTRPESYIAIEEVAGPLVARLRATRTIQKRNNARSAMLSPGQGDFAVVGGRPSIISLKPIVSDSGQLPQVPGTEAVHIGVVYLDDSVFTRVGRQYGLNDAHYAIAPDSDTRTRSAALHNRQGGTIGYLVWKPFAPGSQVTAALGPMLLLVLLLSTGVIYVLASRLARRTIDLEESRLHAQHRAMHDELTGLGNRAMFEQRLDEALSRARRHKSLLALLYIDLDRFKQVNDTLGHPAGDALIRQVARRLIAEVRGYDLVARLGGDEFAILISEPEDRLAVERICARVVAALERPFDLSGSQAFIGASVGVALAPEHGVDRTELIRKADIALYKAKNEGRSRFLFFTPVMDVDVRSREESYRELRLALADCDQQLRVHYQPIYAMDDGRMVGVEALLRWQHPEQGLVGPADFIRSAEESGLIEVVGEWVLRQAIRDARAWPGLRVAVNVSPIQLRSRKFVETVSQVLAESGVSPERLELEMTETALMAASGDVARSLSELRRLGVACALDDFGTGYSSLSHIRDFAVDRIKIDRSFVNAVATVPGAALVEAIVSLARANGLRLTAEGVEEQEQYAFLKRVGCHEVQGYLLSRPLPAGEVSSLLRGPRPASRSIGIQAAPPL
- the truB gene encoding tRNA pseudouridine(55) synthase TruB, which translates into the protein MPHGWIILDKPIGLGSTQAVAAVKRNLREAGYGKKVKVGHGGTLDPLASGVLPIALGEATKLAGRMLDATKTYLFTVRFGTQTDTLDLEGKVVAESDVQPSQVEVEAVLARFTGPIEQVPPAYSALKVDGERAYDLARAGVEVELKSRSVTIHELGMDAFDAQEGATLRAKVSKGTYIRSLARDIALALGSRGTVTMLRRIQAGPFEGSQAIPLDKLNEVGKGAPLEQILLPLEAGLDDIPAIDLDPEQARAVRQGRVLTGMPHEDGLYCAKEGTVPVALVELSDGNVRVSRGFNLIDVAE
- the pnp gene encoding polyribonucleotide nucleotidyltransferase, giving the protein MFDVQTVSMEWGGKTLTLETGRIARQANGAVLATYGETVVLCAVTAAKSVKEGQDFFPLTVHYQEKFSSAGRIPGGFFKRERGATEKETLTSRLIDRPIRPLFPEGFYNEINVIAQVLSYDGDTEADVLAMIAASAALTISGVPFMGPIGAARVGYVDGAYTLNPKQDAALKDGELDLVVAATGDAVMMVESEAKELTEEVMLGAVVFAHDEIKKVVNLIIDLAEKAAKEPWDVDLTDNTADIKAKLKKAVGKDITAAYKLTDKSARSNALNAARAKAKEAFSGETPQTQMVAIKTIKKLEAEIVRGAILKDGKRIDGRKLDQVRPIEAIVGFLPRTHGSALFTRGETQSICTTTLGTKESEQMIDGLEGLSYSSFMLHYNFPPYSVGEVGRFGAPGRREVGHGKLAWRALHPVLPAKEDFPYTIRVLSDITESNGSSSMATVCGGSLSMMDAGVPLVRPVSGIAMGLILEGKDFAVLSDILGDEDHLGDMDFKVAGTEVGITTMQMDIKIAGITREIMGKALEQAKAGRAHILGEMTKALGSSRTELSAHAPRIETIQIDKSKIRDVIGTGGKVIREIVAETGAKVDIDDEGIIKISSSDTAQIEAAKKWILGIVEEAEVGKVYQGKVVNIVDFGAFVNFMGGKDGLVHVSEMKNERVEKPTDVVKEGQAVYVKVLEIDPRGKVRLSMRVVDQETGAELEDTRPAREPREGGDRGPRSGGGDRDGGRGGDRRGPRREGGGRGGDRGPRGGGDRGPRGGSEGGNPDHLPAFLKED
- a CDS encoding GcrA family cell cycle regulator; amino-acid sequence: MSWTEERIEKLTKMWEGGATASQIAEELGGVSRNAVIGKAHRLDLKARPSPVKANDKPAAPRPAAPKKVKPVEAAPTPPRPAEPEAEAPAAPAFQRAAPPAPPEAPAPRAAEPAAAPASDTPAPVSDRPRVVSVGPGGFLRQGPGDQQQPIPPAPPRRLIPAKPSAEIAGKTSLLDLNDRVCRWPMGHPGEPDFHFCGDKVNPGFPYCVDHCGRAYQAQLPRGARRAPPPLPFGGPRVR
- a CDS encoding DUF2239 family protein, with the translated sequence MTVTVFYKDDVIARGSPADFAAALRDLGPLARSGDLLAFDDDTGRQVDLDLAEPVAPRPRGRPALGVEAREVTLLPRHWEWLSAQPGGASVTLRKLAEAAMRSGRSERECLDAACRFLTVMAGDRPGYEEATRALYAGDRDNFDALCVLWPSAVAEHARRLAWPKDTF